One Natator depressus isolate rNatDep1 chromosome 6, rNatDep2.hap1, whole genome shotgun sequence DNA window includes the following coding sequences:
- the LOC141989890 gene encoding integrin alpha-X-like has translation MYVSHCCFPLQHSFWQLQRILDTQPECPRHVTDIALLVDGSSSIASVDFGKMKTFLAEIMKRFRSTDTQFALMQYSDTFQLHFDFMEYRRSHDPDHLVSRIEQLQGTTYTATAIRKVVRELFTSGKGAQDEATKVLIVITDGQKSVDPLSYSDVIPEAERAGIIRYAIGVGEAFSSDTAQQELQEIASEPTNEHVFRVDNFDSLQSIQSQLKEKIFICKGYSSQVITANGQSTYMVGIPHCQRTGKVILFSQDTKGGEWTPRSQLSGEQIGSYFGCTLCTVDLNRDGNTDLVLIGAPMYHTPLNGGRVYICPIDLLGTTMFCNKILHGQTGEVSGRFGASMSEIGDISGDGHTDVAIGAPMENDNHGALYIFHGEKGGLSPQYRQRIEGSQFPSRLHYFGQAVSGGTDLTGDGLPDIAVGAQGQVLLLRSRPVLRVRVSISFQPPTIPTSAFDCQGQEQLNTEASRAEVCFTITKSTMDSLGDRISSTIQYSLALDPERTNIRVTFDFTSPVLSRELRLSIEMRCETYRITFPLCPEDTLTPITLRLNYTLTGDPIAAAGCLRPILSEDSALVSAGLLPFQKDCGMDGRCDDQLGVSFNFSGLSTLVVGISPELNITVSIENRGENSYSTTVRFFYPAALSYRRVLLLQSNRRALAIKCSSAVGSEEQSQRNSTCHINHPIFWSGAKAIFVATFAVSSEADLGDRLQIMATASSDNCGPITEHMIHRAELPVKYGIFIILTSLEESTKYVNFSVEEAGTSVPVTHRYEVKNLRQRSVPISVTFQFPVELSGVRVWDASEVVPSKPELAQCTSEAEMPGSKDFVKQMSERPLLDCSVATCKKIRCRIASLEMRQPLEFMIKGNVSFQWVSQTQQQKVSLVSEARIEYEEKKYTQKEGFVQRQVQTLVERSEVYNYQPIIVGSSVGGLILLALITAALYKPCSRRRWQPGVVLRKECASLNLHLISKSSSRRRETKEAQRCEEEPAST, from the exons ATGTACGTCAGTCACTGCTGCTTCCCTCTGCAGCACAGCTTCTGGCAACTCCAGCGCATCCTGGACACCCAGCCAG AGTGCCCCAGACATGTCACAGACATAGCGCTCCTCGTCGACGGCTCGAGCAGCATCGCATCTGTGGACTTTGGAAAAATGAAGACGTTTCTCGCTGAGATCATGAAGCGTTTCCGCAGCACCGACACGCAG TTCGCCCTCATGCAGTACTCCGATACATTTCAATTGCACTTCGACTTCATGGAGTACAGGAGAAGTCATGACCCCGATCACCTTGTCTCGAGGATTGAGCAGCTTCAGGGAACGACGTACACGGCCACAGCCATCCGGAAAGTGGT GCGGGAGCTATTCACCTCTGGGAAAGGCGCTCAGGATGAGGCCACCAAGGTTCTCATTGTGATCACAGATGGGCAGAAATCTGTAGACCCGCTTTCTTATTCAGATGTCATAcctgaggctgagagagctggaaTCATCCGCTACGCCATCGGG GTCGGCGAGGCCTTCTCCAGTGATACTGCCCAACAGGAGCTCCAGGAGATCGCCTCTGAGCCCACCAACGAGCACGTCTTCCGGGTGGACAATTTCGACAGCCTCCAGAGCATCCAGAGCCAGCTGAAGGAGAAGATCTTCATCTGCAAAG GCTATTCATCTCAGGTCATCACAGCCAATGGGCAGAGCACCTACATGGTCGGGATCCCTCACTGCCAACGCACCGGCAAAGTCATCCTGTTCAGCCAAGATACCAAGGGTGGGGAATGGACACCCAGATCACAGCTGTCAGGAGAGCAG ATTGGCTCATATTTCGGGTGTACACTGTGCACTGTGGACCTCAACAGAGATGGGAACACGGACCTAGTTCTAATTGGAGCCCCCATGTACCATACACCCCTGAATGGAGGACGGGTCTATATCTGCCCGATCGACTTGCTG GGGACGACGATGTTCTGCAACAAGATACTACATGGGCAGACGGGGGAAGTGTCTGGGCGCTTCGGGGCCAGCATGTCTGAAATCGGGGACATCAGCGGGGACGGACACACGGATGTGGCCATTGGGGCTCCCATGGAGAATGACAATCATGGGGCCTTGTACATCTTCCATGGGGAAAAGGGAGGTCTCAGTCCCCAGTACAGACAG CGCATCGAGGGGTCACAGTTTCCCAGCAGGCTGCACTACTTTGGCCAGGCCGTCAGTGGTGGGACAGATCTGACAGGGGATGGACTGCCGGACATCGCGGTGGGGGCACAagggcaggtcctgctgctgag GTCCCGGCCGGTGCTCAGAGTCAGGGTCTCCATCAGCTTCCAGCCCCCAACAATCCCCACCTCGGCCTTCGACTGCCAGGGGCAGGAGCAGCTCAACACAGAGGCCAGCAGGGCAGAGGTCTGCTTCACCATCACTAAGAGCACCATGGACAGCCTAG GTGACAGGATCTCCAGCACCATCCAGTACAGCCTGGCTCTGGACCCCGAGAGGACTAATATCCGAGTCACCTTCGACTTCACCAGCCCTGTcctgagcagggagctgaggcTCAGCATCGAGATGAGATGTGAGACGTACCGGATAACGTTTCCt ctctgcccagaggACACCCTGACCCCCATCACCCTGCGTCTCAACTACACCCTGACGGGGGATCCCATTGCTGCTGCCGGCTGCCTCAGACCCATCCTGAGCGAGGACTCTGCACTGGTGTCTGCAGGCTTG ctcccatttcaGAAGGACTGTGGCATGGATGGCCGCTGCGATGACCAGTTAGGAGTCTCCTTCAATTTCTCTGG CTTGAGCACCCTGGTGGTGGGCATCAGCCCTGAACTCAACATCACCGTCTCCATCGAGAACCGCGGGGAGAATTCCTACAGCACCACGGTGCGGTTCTTCTACCCGGCCGCGCTGTCCTACCGCCGGGTCCTGCTGCTCCAG TCTAACAGGAGGGCCCTGGCCATTAAGTGCAGCTCGGCCGTGGGCTCAGAGGAACAATCTCAAAGGAACAGCACCTGCCACATCAACCACCCCATCTTCTGGAGCGGGGCCAAG GCCATCTTTGTCGCCACTTTCGCTGTCTCCTCTGAAGCTGACCTGGGGGACAGGCTGCAGATCATGGCCACTGCCAGCAG tgacaATTGCGGCCCCATCACCGAGCACATGATTCACCGGGCAGAGCTGCCGGTCAAATACGGCATCTTCATCATCCTCACCAG CCTCGAGGAGTCGACCAAGTACGTCAACTTCTCTGTCGAGGAGGCAGGGACAAGTGTGCCAGTGACACATCGGTACGAG GTCaagaacctgcggcagcggaGCGTCCCCATCTCGGTCACGTTCCAGTTCCCCGTGGAGCTGAGCGGGGTCCGGGTGTGGGACGCCTCTGAGGTCGTCCCCTCCAAG cccGAGCTGGCTCAGTGCACCAGTGAGGCTGAAATGCCGGGTTCGAAGGACTTTGTGAAGCAGATGAGcgagcgccccctgctg GACTGCTCCGTGGCCACCTGTAAGAAGATCCGGTGCAGAATCGCCTCCCTGGAAATGCGGCAACCGCTGGAGTTTATGATCAAGGGGAACGTCAGCTTCCAGTGGGTCTCCCAG ACTCAGCAGCAGAAAGTGAGTCTGGTGAGCGAGGCCCGGATTGAATACGAGGAGAAGAAATACACCCAGAAGGAGGGATTCGTCCAGCGCCAG GTGCAGACGTTGGTGGAGCGCTCCGAGGTCTATAACTACCAGCCCATCATCGTGGGCAGCAGCGtggggggcctgatcctgctggcTCTCATCACTGCAGCCCTCTAcaag CCTTGCTCACGCAGAAGATGGCAACCAGGTGtggtcttgagaaaggaatgtgcctCCCTGAATTTGCATTTAATCAGTAAATCGTCTTCAagaagaagggaaacaaaggaagctcaaaggTGTGAGGAAGAGCCAGCTTCCACATAA